From a region of the Micropterus dolomieu isolate WLL.071019.BEF.003 ecotype Adirondacks linkage group LG21, ASM2129224v1, whole genome shotgun sequence genome:
- the npr3 gene encoding atrial natriuretic peptide receptor 3, whose product MAGLVAAAVQTPKVVDAVVIMCMGADKIREIMLAAHRQRLTNSKYMFFNVELFNASSYGNGSWKRGDKYDNDARQAYASLNTVTLLRTVKPEFENFSMEMKKSIKKAGFHDCKDCGSVNMFVEGFHDAMLLYAIALHEAMKNGYSKKNGTEITSRMWNRTFEGIAGQVSMDVNGDRNGDFSLMAMTNVEAGTYEVVANYFGVNGTFQLLPAFKADHFTLSERFKAHTEIPDKSCGLGVSALTGVIVGAVLGAAMLIAFYFFRKNYRITIERRTHSEECDTRKHRQLREDSIRSNFSAA is encoded by the exons TGGTGATCATGTGCATGGGAGCAGACAAAATACGAGAGATCATGCTGGCTGCACACAGACAACGGTTGACCAACAGCAAATATATGTTCTTTAATGTTGAACTCTTCAATGCCTCTTCTTATG GCAATGGATCATGGAAGAGAGGAGATAAATATGACAACGATGCGAGGCAAGCCTATGCTTCTCTGAATACTGTGACGCTACTTAGGACAGTCAAGCCTGAGTTTGAAAACTTCTCCATGGAAATGAAAAAGTCCATCAAAAAAGCTGGGTTTCACGACTGCAAAGACTGCGGAAGT GTCAACATGTTTGTTGAGGGATTCCATGATGCCATGTTGCTGTATGCCATCGCCTTGCACGAAGCCATGAAAAATGGTTACAGTAAGAAAAACGGTACAGAGATCACCTCACGCATGTGGAACAGAACTTTTGAAg GAATCGCTGGCCAGGTATCGATGGATGTCAATGGTGACAGAAATGGAGATTTTTCTTTGATGGCCATGACCAATGTTGAGGCAGGAACATATGAG GTGGTGGCCAACTACTTTGGTGTAAATGGAACATTTCAGCTGCTGCCTGCCTTCAAAGCTGACCATTTCACGCTGAGCGAAAGATTTaaagcacacacagagataccGGACAAATCAT GTGGACTAGGAGTATCAGCTTTGACTGGAGTCATAGTGGGAGCTGTTCTGGGAGCTGCAATGCTTATAGCATTCTACTTTTTCAG AAAAAACTACAGGATTACCATTGAGCGTCGCACACATAGTGAAGAGTGCGACACCAGGAAGCACCGTCAGCTGCGAGAGGACTCCATCAGATCAAACTTCTCAGCAGCATAA